A single genomic interval of Lacrimispora sphenoides JCM 1415 harbors:
- a CDS encoding GIY-YIG nuclease family protein, with amino-acid sequence MDKSSRKALKEQYQNRKIVGGVYCIRCKDRDEAWFRATEDIQGAKNRFKFFVSTDSCPEPSMMDAWKESGASGFSFEVIEEIERNETQTDREFSDDVNTLLELWLEKNQNLDP; translated from the coding sequence ATGGATAAGTCATCAAGGAAAGCTTTAAAAGAGCAGTATCAAAATAGAAAAATAGTCGGGGGCGTATATTGTATTAGATGCAAGGACAGGGATGAAGCATGGTTTCGGGCAACTGAAGATATACAGGGGGCAAAAAACCGTTTCAAATTTTTTGTGTCAACGGATTCATGCCCTGAACCAAGTATGATGGATGCGTGGAAGGAGTCCGGGGCATCCGGATTTTCCTTTGAAGTTATCGAGGAAATAGAAAGAAATGAAACACAGACGGATCGTGAATTTTCTGACGATGTTAATACACTTCTGGAATTATGGCTGGAAAAGAATCAAAACCTTGATCCTTAA
- a CDS encoding FAD-binding oxidoreductase, translating into MNTCNFNGLTGRVVTPDDPCYHELRQVYNRAVQKFPLAIVYCQNQEDVSNAVLWSRRNHICLRIRNGGHNYEGYSTGDDILDIDISEMNQLAIDENAHLLHVQGGVTNKQLYEFVSSKGYPFPGGTCPTVGVGGYALGGGFGLSCRYFGLGCDNLLEIRMVNYEGCIIKANLQENSDLFWACRGAGGGNFGVIVSMTFRLPQKVNKVTLIDIRYPHANQEKQSSFLLTWQDWLKDADQRVTLISRIYNDLMEGLAIIARGIFYGPPEVALGIIAPLLELGGVKYSLKYVTFLEAVTIIGDFYPPFEAFKSASRFAVRDFSSCESFNIAGLIKERAEGSVYASISFYALGGRVAEVDVDETAFFFRDAHFIVWLDTVFEDHRCKNAAWVADRFSYLESVTDGSYVNFPYACLPCYLEEYYGTHVCRLKEVKKKYDPLNTFTFPQGIGEFFNMDYTASKCCNLSW; encoded by the coding sequence ATGAACACCTGTAATTTTAACGGGCTTACCGGTCGTGTTGTAACTCCAGACGACCCTTGTTATCATGAACTAAGACAAGTATATAACAGAGCAGTCCAAAAATTCCCCCTGGCCATTGTCTACTGCCAGAATCAGGAAGATGTCAGCAATGCTGTTTTGTGGTCCCGAAGAAACCACATCTGCCTGCGGATCCGAAACGGAGGCCATAATTATGAAGGCTACTCCACCGGAGATGATATACTTGACATTGATATAAGTGAAATGAACCAGCTTGCCATAGATGAAAACGCCCATTTACTTCACGTTCAGGGAGGCGTAACTAACAAACAGCTATACGAATTCGTCTCATCAAAAGGTTACCCCTTCCCTGGCGGGACCTGCCCCACGGTTGGGGTAGGCGGATATGCCTTAGGCGGAGGCTTCGGACTCTCCTGCCGCTACTTTGGACTTGGCTGTGACAATCTTTTGGAAATCCGTATGGTCAATTACGAAGGCTGCATTATAAAAGCCAATTTACAGGAAAATTCCGATTTATTTTGGGCCTGCCGGGGAGCGGGGGGAGGAAACTTTGGCGTAATCGTTTCCATGACATTCCGCCTTCCTCAGAAGGTAAATAAAGTTACACTCATTGACATAAGATATCCCCATGCAAACCAGGAAAAGCAGTCTTCGTTTCTGCTGACCTGGCAGGACTGGCTGAAAGATGCCGATCAGAGAGTAACCTTAATCTCAAGAATTTACAATGACCTAATGGAGGGACTTGCAATTATCGCAAGAGGTATCTTTTATGGACCTCCTGAAGTGGCCCTTGGAATCATTGCTCCCCTCCTTGAGCTTGGAGGTGTAAAATACAGTTTAAAATACGTGACCTTCTTAGAAGCTGTTACAATTATCGGGGATTTTTATCCACCCTTTGAAGCGTTCAAATCAGCAAGCCGTTTTGCTGTGCGGGACTTTAGCAGCTGTGAAAGCTTTAATATTGCCGGGCTTATAAAAGAACGGGCCGAAGGCTCCGTCTATGCCAGCATTTCCTTTTATGCCCTGGGAGGCAGGGTGGCGGAGGTGGATGTGGATGAAACCGCGTTTTTCTTCCGCGATGCCCACTTTATTGTCTGGCTTGACACCGTATTTGAAGACCATCGATGCAAAAATGCTGCCTGGGTAGCTGATAGATTCAGCTATTTGGAATCAGTTACCGACGGCTCCTATGTAAATTTCCCCTATGCATGCCTTCCCTGCTATCTTGAAGAATATTATGGTACCCATGTTTGCAGATTAAAAGAGGTAAAGAAGAAATATGATCCGCTCAACACTTTTACCTTTCCTCAGGGGATCGGCGAGTTTTTCAACATGGACTATACAGCTTCTAAATGCTGTAACCTTTCCTGGTAA
- a CDS encoding helix-turn-helix domain-containing protein, whose product MAKSPHTPEFRAKVSQEYLDGVGSYDYISAKYNIGSKTLRQWISKYTIYGIAAFAHKSGNTSYSSDFKIICVKAVLSGEGSVDDIVAKYNISSREVLRNWIKRYNANRELKDYNPKKEVYMAEARRRTSIEERKEIVEYCLKHNRDYKESASIYDVSYSQVYSWVKKYDANGEEGLSDKRGRHKTDDEVGELERLRRENLRLKRQLEEKDMVVELLKKVKEFEGM is encoded by the coding sequence ATGGCAAAATCACCACATACTCCTGAATTCCGTGCAAAGGTTTCACAGGAGTATCTTGATGGAGTTGGTTCCTACGATTATATATCTGCTAAATATAACATTGGAAGTAAAACCTTAAGACAATGGATTTCAAAATATACGATTTATGGAATTGCAGCATTCGCTCACAAATCAGGTAACACTTCCTATTCATCTGATTTTAAAATTATATGTGTTAAAGCTGTTTTATCAGGCGAAGGAAGTGTAGATGATATCGTTGCTAAATACAATATATCTTCCAGAGAGGTACTCAGAAACTGGATAAAGCGTTATAATGCCAATAGAGAACTTAAGGATTATAATCCTAAAAAGGAGGTCTATATGGCAGAAGCAAGAAGAAGAACATCTATTGAAGAACGTAAAGAAATCGTTGAATACTGTCTTAAACATAATCGTGATTATAAAGAATCTGCAAGCATCTATGATGTTTCATACAGTCAGGTCTATTCCTGGGTGAAAAAGTACGACGCTAATGGAGAAGAGGGATTATCAGATAAACGTGGTCGCCATAAAACCGATGATGAGGTAGGTGAATTAGAACGTTTGCGTCGGGAAAATCTCAGGCTCAAACGCCAACTTGAAGAAAAAGATATGGTAGTTGAATTGTTAAAAAAAGTGAAAGAATTCGAAGGGATGTGA
- a CDS encoding glutathione peroxidase, whose amino-acid sequence MSVYDFTVKEMDGTEKPLSDFAGKVLLIVNTATVCGFTPQYTDLQAMYDEYGVKGFEILDFPCNQFGNQAPGDNEEIHSFCTGRFGVTFPQFAKIDVNGENAIPLYHYLVNEKGFEGFDPGHELTSRLEQKFEALNPNYKDEPDIKWNFTKFLVDRQGNVVRRFEPTADMKYVKEVVKSLL is encoded by the coding sequence ATGTCTGTTTATGATTTTACAGTGAAAGAGATGGATGGCACAGAGAAACCTTTATCCGATTTTGCAGGCAAAGTGTTACTGATCGTCAATACGGCAACGGTTTGTGGATTTACTCCCCAGTATACGGACCTTCAGGCCATGTATGACGAGTATGGTGTCAAAGGATTTGAGATTCTTGATTTTCCCTGCAACCAGTTTGGAAACCAGGCGCCTGGCGATAACGAAGAAATTCATTCCTTTTGTACCGGACGCTTTGGAGTCACCTTCCCCCAGTTTGCAAAGATTGACGTAAATGGAGAGAATGCGATTCCTCTGTACCATTACCTGGTGAATGAAAAGGGCTTTGAAGGCTTTGACCCGGGACACGAGCTGACGTCCCGCCTGGAACAGAAGTTTGAAGCGCTTAATCCCAATTATAAAGATGAACCGGATATTAAGTGGAATTTCACCAAATTCCTTGTGGATCGCCAGGGGAATGTGGTCAGGCGCTTTGAGCCGACTGCGGATATGAAGTATGTAAAAGAAGTTGTAAAGAGTTTATTATAA
- a CDS encoding LysM peptidoglycan-binding domain-containing protein codes for MVVNPGITPNNLMIGQVICVPQGSRNRNMPSQTQPMTGPQTQPATQPRTQPMTGPQTQPMTGPQTQPMTGPQTQPMTGPQTQPMTGPQTQPMTGPQTQPTTQPRTQPMTGPQTQPMTQPQTQPMTGPQTQPTTGPMTQPQRRTQTQPQTSVPESGMNNCSGTMQSYTIQAGDNLWLISRRHSISIDEIMEANPGLNPNRLFIGQVICIPQAGGNRNMPSQAQPMTQPQTQPQTQPQTQPMNQPMSQAFIEEDRRRRNIRTRCPEGLHPYTVQAGDTLWLISQRHCTTVEAIMESNPGITPGNLFVGQEICIPRSAECAAPERPQNRPRNEEGRREERTVEERRRERMEEEGRRGRMEEERRRERPEEERRRERPEEERRRERPEEEGRRERPEEERRRERPEEERRRERPEEGRRGRTENLCPGGLHSYIIEAGDTLWIIAQRFQTTVEAIISVNPGVNPTNLFVGQVICIPFGQRQPPICPTPQPMPTPQPMPTPRPMPTPQPMPTPRPMPTPQPMPTPRPMPTPQPMPAPQPMPTPQPIPMPQPQPPITMCITEAEQNVSNYLRLLWLQHVYWTRMVIEGIAFDLPSLKVTTDRLLQNPKDFEEVLVTFYGQDTAARFAELLTTHLTIANDLVIAAKEGNVDAASDAEKRWYENADQIATFLSNINPNWSVDEWQEMLYNHLAMTKTEATDILTQNYEDSIDIFADIERGALEMADVMTQGIVQQFMQFFR; via the coding sequence ATGGTTGTAAATCCTGGAATAACCCCCAATAATCTGATGATTGGGCAGGTGATCTGCGTTCCCCAAGGAAGCAGGAACCGCAATATGCCATCACAGACGCAGCCGATGACTGGGCCACAGACACAGCCTGCGACTCAGCCCCGGACCCAGCCGATGACCGGACCTCAGACCCAGCCGATGACCGGGCCACAGACACAACCTATGACCGGGCCACAGACACAACCTATGACCGGGCCACAGACACAACCGATGACCGGACCACAGACACAACCGATGACCGGACCACAGACACAGCCTACGACTCAGCCCCGGACCCAGCCGATGACCGGGCCACAGACCCAGCCGATGACACAACCCCAGACTCAACCAATGACTGGTCCCCAGACTCAGCCGACGACTGGTCCAATGACTCAGCCTCAGCGCAGGACCCAGACTCAGCCACAGACATCTGTTCCGGAAAGCGGTATGAATAATTGTTCGGGAACGATGCAATCTTATACAATTCAAGCCGGAGATAACCTGTGGCTTATTTCGCGGCGTCATTCCATATCCATTGACGAAATTATGGAGGCGAATCCAGGCCTAAATCCGAATCGTCTGTTCATTGGTCAGGTTATCTGTATTCCACAGGCGGGCGGAAATCGTAATATGCCTTCACAAGCTCAGCCGATGACTCAGCCTCAGACTCAGCCTCAGACTCAGCCTCAGACACAGCCTATGAATCAGCCTATGTCCCAAGCTTTTATAGAGGAAGACCGGAGGCGCAGAAACATAAGGACCAGGTGTCCGGAAGGTTTACATCCCTATACAGTTCAGGCCGGTGATACCTTATGGCTTATTTCACAGCGCCATTGCACTACAGTTGAAGCAATTATGGAGTCTAATCCGGGCATAACTCCTGGTAATCTGTTTGTTGGCCAGGAAATCTGCATTCCTCGGTCAGCAGAATGCGCTGCGCCTGAAAGACCGCAAAACCGGCCACGCAATGAAGAAGGACGGAGAGAGGAACGCACGGTAGAAGAGCGCAGAAGGGAACGCATGGAGGAGGAAGGTCGAAGGGGACGCATGGAGGAAGAACGTAGAAGGGAACGCCCTGAAGAAGAACGCAGAAGGGAACGCCCTGAAGAAGAACGCAGAAGGGAACGCCCTGAAGAAGAAGGCAGAAGGGAACGCCCTGAAGAAGAACGCAGAAGGGAACGTCCTGAAGAAGAACGCAGAAGAGAGCGCCCTGAAGAAGGTCGAAGGGGACGCACCGAGAATCTCTGCCCAGGAGGATTACATTCTTATATCATAGAGGCTGGCGATACCCTTTGGATTATTGCACAACGTTTTCAGACTACAGTTGAAGCGATCATCTCTGTAAATCCAGGTGTTAATCCAACAAATCTGTTTGTTGGTCAGGTGATTTGTATCCCATTTGGACAGAGACAGCCACCAATCTGCCCGACTCCGCAGCCAATGCCGACTCCGCAGCCAATGCCGACTCCGCGGCCAATGCCGACTCCACAGCCAATGCCGACTCCGCGGCCAATGCCGACTCCGCAGCCAATGCCGACTCCGCGACCAATGCCGACTCCGCAGCCAATGCCGGCTCCGCAGCCAATGCCGACTCCGCAGCCAATACCAATGCCGCAGCCTCAACCCCCTATCACCATGTGTATCACCGAGGCAGAGCAAAACGTATCTAACTATTTGAGGCTTTTATGGTTACAGCATGTATACTGGACGAGAATGGTTATTGAAGGCATAGCTTTTGATCTTCCGAGTTTGAAAGTTACAACAGATCGCCTTCTGCAGAATCCAAAGGATTTCGAAGAAGTATTGGTTACGTTTTATGGGCAGGATACAGCCGCAAGATTTGCAGAGCTGCTGACAACTCACCTTACTATTGCCAATGATCTTGTTATAGCAGCGAAGGAAGGCAACGTTGATGCTGCCTCCGATGCGGAAAAACGCTGGTATGAAAATGCAGACCAGATTGCAACATTCCTTTCCAATATCAATCCCAATTGGTCGGTCGATGAATGGCAGGAAATGCTTTATAATCACCTGGCAATGACAAAAACGGAAGCTACGGATATTCTGACACAGAATTATGAAGACAGCATCGATATATTTGCAGACATTGAAAGAGGAGCCCTGGAAATGGCCGATGTCATGACACAGGGAATCGTACAACAGTTCATGCAGTTTTTCAGATAG
- a CDS encoding helix-turn-helix domain-containing protein, with the protein MENSRVSSIIRTLRQEHRMTQRELADKMNLSDKTISKWERGLGLPDISLIPELSSILEIDIMNLLAGDLTPNDFTGGNMKNTKYFVCPTCQNITFCTGEAEVSCCGKKLAAQTLKKAEEGERLTVHLVEDDWYITSEHPMDKEHYISFVALASGDRLQIIKQYPEWNLNVRIPRREYGMLIWYSTDYGLRYQLLK; encoded by the coding sequence ATGGAAAACAGTAGAGTAAGCAGCATAATCCGCACCTTACGCCAGGAACACCGTATGACACAAAGGGAACTTGCGGATAAGATGAACCTTAGCGATAAAACCATATCCAAGTGGGAGAGGGGCCTGGGTCTTCCTGATATTTCTCTTATACCGGAGCTTTCCAGTATTTTAGAGATTGATATTATGAATTTACTGGCCGGAGATTTGACTCCCAACGATTTTACAGGAGGTAATATGAAAAATACAAAATATTTCGTTTGTCCCACATGCCAGAATATAACGTTCTGCACGGGAGAGGCGGAAGTCTCTTGCTGCGGTAAAAAATTAGCAGCTCAGACTTTGAAAAAGGCCGAAGAAGGCGAAAGGCTGACCGTACACTTGGTGGAAGATGACTGGTATATCACCAGTGAACACCCTATGGATAAAGAGCATTACATTTCCTTTGTAGCTTTGGCATCCGGCGACCGCCTCCAGATCATCAAGCAATATCCTGAATGGAATTTAAATGTGCGCATTCCCAGAAGAGAATATGGAATGCTGATATGGTACAGTACGGATTATGGATTACGGTACCAGTTGTTAAAATAA
- a CDS encoding MarR family winged helix-turn-helix transcriptional regulator: MGERIEVMDYEKLKLENQLCFPLYACSREIIKWYKPFLDEIGLTYTQYIAMMVLWERRQVTIKKMGELLYLDSGTLTPLLKKMEAAGLLKRSRAKEDERSVIVELTEKGEQLKDKAVTIPDRISQCVPVNKDEFKTLYRLLYQILGQADPTKAPPRES, translated from the coding sequence ATGGGAGAGAGGATAGAAGTTATGGACTATGAAAAATTAAAATTGGAGAACCAGCTATGTTTTCCGCTTTATGCCTGCTCCCGTGAGATCATCAAATGGTATAAACCATTCCTTGATGAGATCGGTCTGACCTATACCCAGTATATCGCCATGATGGTATTATGGGAGAGAAGACAGGTCACCATAAAAAAAATGGGAGAGCTTTTGTATCTGGACAGCGGCACCCTGACTCCTTTGTTAAAAAAAATGGAAGCTGCCGGCCTGCTCAAACGGAGCCGTGCCAAGGAAGACGAGAGAAGTGTGATCGTTGAACTGACGGAAAAGGGAGAACAGCTAAAAGACAAGGCTGTAACCATCCCTGACCGGATCTCTCAATGTGTACCTGTAAATAAGGACGAGTTTAAAACCTTATACCGGCTTCTGTACCAGATTTTAGGCCAGGCCGACCCCACAAAAGCACCCCCGCGTGAATCCTGA
- a CDS encoding PAS domain S-box protein, which translates to MAKEEKEKIFMQMPLGYAYYEIIFGSTKHTREYVLSEANDAFFDLWGLDKEKALQKNVSLLLKNKAEAPAWRTFHERLENAEKDKHFIVIIGERSFKVTIYNPTSDGLTAIFDDITEINGELESQRAKNERLNRDIDVFFNSTQDGLFFLEYKNGEFRYIRNNMVHQRLTGLTIPLMEGKTPIEAMGDDVGSILQVGYKKCIASGETIMYEETVEFKGTPRNWLVRLTPVKENRKVSYIIGSRIDVTELKKLQEDKEQLLENLNSMFTEHSAVMLIIDMNTGKILNANPAARSFYGYTREEILTMHIQDISQTPNDAIKLMRVQALNNERPYSQFSHRLKDGTVKMVDVYSSQITYEGKSQLFSIIFDVSDREKFRYDLYWDKELLSVTLNSIGDGVVTTDNEGKITYLNQAAQEITSWNNETAIGRPFEEIFDLRNETSGEAISNPIRAVLKTGKIVEFANHTVLLNRQGDFIPITDSAAPIKDQTGHMYGVVMVFHDVSHEKKQQRRIMYLSYHDSLTEIFNRRYVEEEMIRIDRASMLPITVIMGDVNGLKVTNDVFGHKTGDLLLREVAKILKHALPKNGIAGRWGGDEFLILLPKTDTASAQDLIQKLEEEFKQNDRLPLQISISLGFDVKYSVYENLHQVLQKAEEQMYHKKLLEGKSYRNRIINTLLATLHEKSMETEEHTLRIETYCIAMAQKLDLAPEEKNDLSLLSMLHDIGKVGISMEILKKPGPLSDEEWKEMKRHPEIGYRIAQNTPELSTVSDYILSHHERWDGSGYPRGLKETEIPLLCRILAVADAFDAMTSNLTYRKAMDSLDAMEEIRRCSGTQFDPEIAKLFLDLNKIY; encoded by the coding sequence ATGGCAAAAGAGGAAAAAGAAAAAATTTTCATGCAGATGCCGTTAGGCTATGCCTACTATGAAATTATCTTTGGAAGTACGAAACACACACGGGAATATGTTCTTTCAGAAGCAAATGATGCCTTTTTTGATCTCTGGGGCCTTGACAAAGAAAAAGCGCTGCAAAAAAACGTATCCCTGCTTTTGAAGAATAAAGCAGAAGCCCCCGCATGGCGTACGTTTCATGAACGCTTAGAAAATGCAGAAAAAGACAAGCATTTCATCGTGATCATTGGGGAGCGCAGCTTTAAGGTTACTATCTACAATCCTACATCAGACGGACTGACGGCTATTTTTGATGATATTACGGAAATCAATGGGGAGCTTGAGTCTCAAAGAGCGAAAAATGAAAGACTAAACCGGGATATTGATGTTTTTTTTAACAGCACCCAGGATGGTTTGTTTTTTCTGGAATATAAAAACGGAGAATTCCGTTATATCCGGAACAATATGGTCCATCAAAGATTGACCGGATTGACCATTCCTCTTATGGAAGGAAAAACGCCCATAGAAGCAATGGGTGATGATGTGGGGAGTATATTGCAGGTGGGATATAAGAAATGTATCGCTTCCGGAGAAACCATAATGTACGAGGAAACCGTAGAGTTTAAGGGAACCCCCAGGAATTGGCTGGTTCGGCTTACCCCTGTTAAGGAAAATCGGAAGGTCTCCTATATTATCGGATCACGAATTGATGTTACAGAATTAAAAAAGCTGCAGGAAGATAAGGAACAGCTTCTTGAAAACTTAAATTCCATGTTTACGGAGCACTCTGCAGTCATGCTGATCATTGATATGAATACCGGGAAAATACTTAATGCCAACCCAGCCGCCCGCAGCTTTTATGGCTATACCAGGGAAGAAATTTTAACCATGCACATACAGGATATCAGTCAAACTCCTAATGACGCCATCAAACTTATGCGTGTTCAGGCCCTCAATAATGAAAGGCCCTACTCCCAGTTTTCCCACCGCTTAAAGGACGGGACTGTCAAAATGGTAGACGTATATTCCAGCCAAATCACCTATGAAGGAAAAAGTCAGCTCTTCTCCATAATCTTTGACGTATCAGACCGGGAAAAATTCAGATACGACCTTTATTGGGACAAAGAATTGTTAAGCGTTACCCTTAACTCCATTGGTGATGGCGTCGTTACCACTGATAACGAAGGAAAAATTACCTATTTAAATCAGGCCGCTCAGGAAATCACCAGCTGGAATAATGAGACTGCAATCGGAAGGCCTTTTGAGGAAATCTTTGATTTAAGAAATGAAACCTCCGGAGAAGCCATCTCAAACCCGATCCGTGCCGTTCTTAAAACGGGAAAGATCGTGGAATTTGCCAATCATACCGTTCTTTTAAACAGGCAGGGAGATTTTATTCCCATTACAGACAGCGCCGCGCCCATTAAGGATCAAACAGGGCATATGTACGGCGTTGTCATGGTCTTTCACGATGTAAGCCACGAAAAAAAGCAGCAAAGAAGGATTATGTACTTAAGCTATCATGATTCATTGACTGAAATCTTCAACCGCAGGTACGTGGAGGAGGAAATGATCCGGATCGACAGGGCCTCTATGCTGCCTATTACGGTAATCATGGGGGATGTAAATGGCCTAAAGGTGACCAATGACGTCTTTGGCCACAAAACAGGGGATCTCCTTTTAAGGGAAGTTGCGAAAATATTGAAACATGCCTTACCGAAAAACGGGATCGCAGGCAGATGGGGCGGAGACGAATTCCTGATCCTGCTGCCGAAAACCGATACCGCTTCTGCCCAGGATCTCATACAGAAGCTAGAGGAGGAATTTAAGCAAAATGACCGCCTTCCCCTGCAGATCAGCATATCCCTGGGATTTGATGTTAAATACAGCGTGTATGAAAATCTTCATCAGGTTCTGCAAAAAGCGGAAGAACAAATGTACCATAAAAAGCTTTTAGAAGGAAAAAGCTACCGCAACCGAATCATAAATACCCTTTTGGCCACTCTGCATGAAAAGAGCATGGAAACGGAAGAACATACCTTAAGGATTGAAACCTACTGTATCGCAATGGCCCAAAAGCTGGACCTGGCTCCTGAAGAAAAAAATGATTTATCCCTTCTGTCCATGCTTCACGATATCGGAAAAGTCGGAATCAGTATGGAGATCTTAAAGAAACCCGGCCCCTTAAGCGATGAGGAATGGAAAGAGATGAAACGCCATCCGGAAATCGGCTACCGCATCGCCCAAAACACTCCTGAGCTCTCTACTGTATCTGATTATATCCTCTCCCATCATGAGAGATGGGATGGGTCCGGCTATCCCAGAGGCTTAAAAGAAACTGAAATTCCACTGCTATGCCGCATTCTTGCAGTTGCCGATGCATTTGATGCCATGACAAGCAATCTGACTTACCGCAAGGCTATGGACAGCCTGGATGCAATGGAAGAAATCAGACGCTGTTCCGGAACACAGTTTGACCCAGAGATCGCCAAACTGTTTCTGGATCTTAACAAAATTTACTGA
- a CDS encoding GNAT family N-acetyltransferase, which produces MTIREYHSKDIEEMAELFYDTVHKICSRDYTKEQLDAWSSKDIDRAAWDRSFLEHHTLVAEKNGMIVGFGDMDNTGYLDRLYIHKDYQGQGIATALCNRLEADFPAGPVTTHASITAKPFFESRGYRVIKEQQVERKGVILTNYVMKKF; this is translated from the coding sequence ATGACAATCAGGGAATATCATTCAAAAGATATTGAGGAAATGGCAGAATTATTTTATGATACGGTCCATAAAATATGCTCCAGAGACTATACAAAGGAGCAGCTTGATGCGTGGTCATCAAAAGATATTGACAGGGCTGCCTGGGACCGTTCATTCTTGGAGCATCATACGCTTGTAGCCGAGAAAAACGGTATGATTGTCGGATTTGGAGATATGGATAATACCGGTTATCTTGACCGCCTCTATATCCATAAGGACTATCAGGGGCAGGGGATTGCAACCGCCCTTTGTAACCGGCTGGAAGCAGATTTCCCTGCAGGTCCGGTGACAACACATGCTTCCATAACTGCAAAGCCGTTTTTTGAATCCCGCGGATATAGGGTTATCAAGGAACAGCAGGTAGAACGAAAAGGCGTTATTCTGACAAATTACGTGATGAAGAAATTTTGA